Proteins encoded by one window of Dietzia sp. B32:
- a CDS encoding metal ABC transporter solute-binding protein, Zn/Mn family, with the protein MLVTSSSPHARTPSARTPRALALAAAALLGGGALTACGTDGDAGAATDSPSIVASTTVYADIAEQVAGDNATVESVISDPAADPHSYEASPADAAAVAGADLVVYNGAGYDGFVDLALGNAGDVPVVRAVDEFQRVTGEPAGDHSGHAHGDDTHSDDGHGADGHDEAEPADDHSGHAHEDGGNEHVWFSLPTAAAVAERVAEELATLDSENAEQYRDNARAFADALTPLEDRLDEIHDRGHFPYAQTERVGAHLFEAAHLTDLTPRGFLASVEDDTDPSAADFAAMLDLMAEQRVAFLAFNAQTETSVTARVRGAAEDADLVVVDLTETLPEGSDYIGWMTGIVDDVSGALADATPVGDGGH; encoded by the coding sequence ATGCTCGTGACGTCGTCCTCACCCCACGCCCGCACACCCAGCGCCCGCACACCCCGCGCGCTGGCCCTCGCCGCCGCCGCCCTCCTGGGCGGCGGCGCGCTCACCGCCTGCGGCACGGACGGCGATGCCGGCGCGGCGACGGACAGCCCCAGCATCGTGGCCTCGACGACCGTCTACGCCGACATCGCCGAGCAGGTCGCCGGCGACAACGCCACGGTGGAGTCAGTGATCTCGGACCCGGCCGCCGACCCTCACTCCTACGAGGCCAGCCCCGCCGACGCCGCCGCGGTCGCGGGCGCCGACCTGGTCGTCTACAACGGCGCGGGCTACGACGGCTTCGTCGACCTCGCCCTGGGCAACGCCGGGGACGTCCCCGTGGTGCGGGCGGTCGACGAGTTCCAGAGGGTCACCGGCGAGCCCGCCGGCGATCACAGCGGGCACGCCCACGGCGACGACACCCACAGCGACGACGGCCACGGTGCGGACGGCCACGACGAGGCCGAGCCCGCCGACGATCACAGCGGGCACGCCCACGAGGACGGCGGCAACGAGCACGTGTGGTTCAGCCTGCCCACCGCCGCGGCCGTGGCCGAGCGGGTGGCCGAGGAACTGGCCACGCTCGACTCCGAGAACGCCGAGCAGTACCGCGACAACGCCCGCGCCTTCGCCGACGCGCTGACACCGCTCGAGGACCGGCTCGACGAGATCCACGACCGCGGACACTTCCCCTACGCCCAGACCGAGCGGGTCGGCGCGCACCTGTTCGAGGCCGCGCACCTGACCGACCTCACGCCGCGCGGGTTCCTCGCCTCCGTCGAGGACGACACCGACCCGTCCGCCGCCGACTTCGCCGCCATGCTCGACCTGATGGCCGAGCAACGGGTCGCGTTCCTGGCCTTCAACGCCCAGACCGAGACCTCCGTGACAGCCCGCGTCCGCGGCGCGGCGGAGGACGCCGACCTCGTCGTCGTCGACCTCACCGAAACCCTCCCCGAGGGCTCCGACTACATCGGCTGGATGACCGGGATCGTCGACGACGTCTCCGGCGCACTGGCCGACGCCACCCCGGTCGGCGACGGTGGCCACTGA
- the otsB gene encoding trehalose-phosphatase, whose protein sequence is MSSDAASAAPSPDLAEALRRAADAPTLVVACDYDGTLAPFVDDPTRAVPAPGATAALARLARLPRTTVALLSGRNRAALAEVSGAGAPVVLVGSHGSEWEGGFDSPLDDDEVALLSRVRSALEEIASRTPGAHVETKPTAAVLHVRPVADPAERERAQAEAMAGPAALDGVFVTEGKNVVEIAVREASKGAAIETMVERTGAEVALFIGDDVTDERGFARLRPEDVGVKVGEGETAAAYRVADIPAVVDLLDTLARLRA, encoded by the coding sequence ATGAGCTCCGACGCCGCGTCCGCCGCCCCCTCCCCCGACCTGGCCGAGGCCCTGCGCCGCGCCGCCGACGCCCCCACCCTCGTCGTCGCGTGCGACTACGACGGCACACTCGCCCCGTTCGTCGACGACCCCACCAGAGCCGTGCCCGCCCCCGGCGCCACCGCCGCGCTGGCGCGCCTGGCCCGGCTGCCCCGGACGACCGTGGCGCTACTGTCCGGCCGCAACCGCGCGGCACTGGCCGAGGTGAGCGGGGCCGGCGCGCCGGTGGTCCTGGTGGGCAGCCACGGCTCGGAGTGGGAGGGCGGGTTCGACTCCCCCCTCGACGACGACGAGGTGGCGCTGCTCTCGCGGGTGCGGTCCGCCCTCGAGGAGATCGCCTCCCGCACCCCCGGGGCGCACGTCGAGACCAAACCGACGGCCGCCGTCCTCCACGTCCGGCCGGTGGCCGACCCCGCGGAGCGCGAACGCGCGCAGGCCGAGGCGATGGCCGGACCCGCCGCGCTCGACGGGGTGTTCGTCACCGAGGGCAAGAACGTCGTGGAGATCGCCGTGCGGGAGGCCAGCAAGGGGGCGGCCATCGAGACGATGGTCGAGCGGACCGGGGCCGAGGTGGCGCTGTTCATCGGCGACGACGTGACCGACGAGCGCGGCTTCGCCCGCCTCCGCCCGGAGGACGTGGGCGTCAAGGTCGGTGAGGGGGAGACGGCCGCCGCGTACCGGGTCGCGGACATCCCCGCCGTCGTCGACCTGCTGGACACGCTCGCCCGACTGCGGGCCTGA
- a CDS encoding amidase: MTTSMSALQLAEAFRSGAVSPVDAARDALGAIERVDGGINAFCHLDPEATLAAAREAEGRYRDGEPLSPIDGVPTSIKDIFYTRGVPTLRGSRLLADKADAADPAAWPDDAPVTAATLEAGCVVIGKTTTPEFAWKGVTDNTLTGITRNPHDPSLTPGGSSGGAAAAVAAGLGQLALGTDGGGSVRIPAAFCGIVALKPTYGVIPMFPSSPFGTLAHAGPMTRTVADTAAFMDALLRPDPRDWSAVPARATTPGPGGYLASAAEGVRGDRPLEGLRVAYSATLGFGSNDADVEREVTRAVGLLGALGAHVDAVDPPVSDPIDAFHVLWFAGLAAVLAPHGPSAIDRVDPRMREALGRYHDYSAADYLDAVAVRMALGATMADFHQDYDLLVTPTTPIPAFAAGSDVPPGWHSPDWTSWTPYTYPFNMTQQPALSIPCGISDAGLPVGLQLVGARFEDRLAIRAGAALEAALGSAPGAASGGVVPVPRLHADASGGDRP, translated from the coding sequence ATGACGACATCGATGAGCGCCCTGCAGCTGGCCGAGGCGTTCCGCAGCGGGGCCGTCTCGCCGGTCGACGCGGCCCGCGACGCACTCGGGGCGATCGAGCGGGTCGACGGCGGGATCAACGCCTTCTGCCACCTCGACCCCGAAGCGACCCTGGCGGCCGCACGCGAGGCCGAGGGCAGGTACCGCGACGGCGAACCGCTCAGCCCGATCGATGGCGTACCGACCTCGATCAAGGACATCTTCTACACCCGGGGGGTGCCCACCCTGCGGGGCTCTCGCCTGCTGGCGGACAAGGCCGACGCGGCCGACCCCGCCGCCTGGCCCGACGACGCCCCCGTCACCGCCGCCACCCTGGAGGCGGGGTGCGTGGTGATCGGCAAGACCACCACGCCCGAGTTCGCGTGGAAGGGCGTCACCGACAACACCCTCACCGGCATCACCCGCAACCCCCACGACCCGTCACTGACCCCCGGCGGTTCCAGCGGCGGGGCCGCGGCCGCGGTGGCGGCGGGCCTGGGTCAACTCGCACTGGGCACCGACGGCGGCGGATCAGTCCGGATCCCCGCCGCGTTCTGTGGGATCGTCGCGCTCAAACCCACCTACGGCGTCATCCCGATGTTCCCCTCGAGCCCCTTCGGCACCCTCGCCCACGCCGGTCCCATGACCCGTACCGTCGCCGACACCGCGGCCTTCATGGACGCCCTACTTCGCCCGGACCCGCGGGACTGGTCCGCCGTCCCCGCCCGGGCCACCACGCCCGGTCCCGGCGGCTACCTGGCCTCGGCCGCCGAGGGCGTGCGCGGCGACCGTCCGCTGGAGGGCCTGCGGGTCGCCTACAGCGCCACCCTAGGATTCGGGAGCAACGACGCCGACGTCGAGCGGGAGGTCACCCGCGCGGTGGGCCTTCTGGGGGCGCTCGGTGCCCACGTGGACGCCGTGGACCCGCCTGTGAGCGACCCCATCGACGCCTTCCACGTCCTGTGGTTCGCCGGGTTGGCGGCGGTGCTGGCCCCGCACGGACCGTCGGCGATCGACCGCGTGGATCCGAGGATGCGTGAGGCGCTCGGCCGCTACCACGACTATTCGGCCGCCGACTACCTCGACGCCGTGGCCGTGCGCATGGCGCTGGGCGCGACCATGGCCGACTTCCATCAGGACTACGACCTATTGGTCACGCCCACCACCCCGATCCCGGCTTTCGCCGCGGGTTCGGATGTGCCGCCCGGCTGGCACAGCCCCGATTGGACCTCGTGGACGCCGTACACCTACCCGTTCAACATGACGCAGCAACCGGCGCTGAGCATCCCCTGCGGGATCAGCGACGCCGGACTCCCGGTGGGGCTCCAGCTGGTCGGCGCACGGTTCGAAGACCGGCTGGCCATCCGGGCCGGCGCGGCGCTGGAGGCCGCACTGGGGTCCGCGCCGGGCGCCGCGTCGGGCGGGGTCGTCCCCGTCCCCCGGCTCCACGCCGACGCGTCGGGGGGCGACCGACCGTGA
- a CDS encoding GntR family transcriptional regulator, whose product MTALDPPGGLGPVVQESTPALIARTLRRAISDGTFAPGTQLGEAALARSLGVSRGPLREAMQRLTQEGLLVSHRNRGLFVADLTADAVRDMYLLRTTVETAALDRVFESGWAAGTADALDAAVDAMAALYDEPRSAAMVAADLDFHHALVESARSPRLSRVHETVLVETSMCLHAMRSTYSDAESRLAEHRAIADAVRAVDPSRARSLLVDHMRDGHARVRAAGGDS is encoded by the coding sequence GTGACCGCCCTCGATCCGCCCGGCGGCCTCGGGCCCGTCGTGCAGGAGTCGACTCCCGCGCTCATCGCGCGGACCCTCCGCCGTGCCATCTCCGACGGGACGTTCGCGCCGGGCACGCAGCTGGGGGAGGCGGCGCTCGCCCGGTCGCTCGGTGTGAGCCGCGGGCCGCTGCGCGAGGCCATGCAGCGGCTCACCCAGGAGGGGCTGCTGGTCTCGCACCGCAACCGCGGCCTGTTCGTCGCCGACCTCACGGCCGACGCGGTGCGGGACATGTACCTGCTGCGCACGACAGTCGAGACGGCGGCGCTGGACAGGGTCTTCGAGTCCGGGTGGGCCGCCGGGACCGCCGACGCGCTCGACGCCGCCGTCGACGCGATGGCCGCCCTCTACGACGAACCCCGCTCCGCGGCGATGGTCGCGGCGGACCTGGACTTCCACCACGCCCTCGTCGAATCGGCCCGCAGCCCCCGGCTCTCGCGCGTCCACGAGACCGTTCTGGTCGAGACGAGCATGTGCCTACACGCCATGCGGAGCACGTATTCGGACGCGGAGTCCAGACTCGCCGAACACCGGGCGATCGCCGACGCGGTACGCGCCGTGGACCCCTCCCGGGCCCGGTCGCTGCTGGTCGACCACATGCGGGACGGGCACGCGCGGGTCCGGGCGGCCGGAGGTGACAGCTGA
- the ehuB gene encoding ectoine/hydroxyectoine ABC transporter substrate-binding protein EhuB translates to MSTNISRRQLFRGALALGGMVAVGGSLTACSTTEPGGSEAGGGGLLERARQQGLRIAIGNEPPYTELAADGTVTGCEPDVLRAVCQRMGIEKVEGIVSGYDAMIPGLKANRWDAIAAGLFMKQSRCREVIYASPVIVSTESFGVRPGNPKDVTTIADVKDRDDLRVGVVPGGFEQGILETAGVDPARIVNVTDARGGADALAADRIDAFLLPTLSLRELDGVEVTDPIEDAPSTGSSAAFRPDDQDFLDAYNVELEAFKAEPEFAEILEKWGFDPTVVDGVTTEELCAVDG, encoded by the coding sequence ATGAGTACGAACATCTCACGACGTCAACTGTTCCGCGGCGCACTGGCACTGGGCGGGATGGTCGCGGTCGGCGGCTCCCTGACCGCCTGCTCCACCACCGAGCCCGGCGGGTCCGAGGCCGGCGGCGGAGGACTGCTCGAGCGGGCCAGGCAACAGGGCCTGCGCATCGCCATCGGCAACGAACCCCCCTACACCGAACTCGCGGCGGACGGCACCGTCACCGGGTGTGAGCCGGACGTCCTGCGCGCGGTGTGCCAGCGGATGGGAATCGAGAAGGTCGAGGGCATCGTCTCGGGCTACGACGCGATGATCCCGGGCCTCAAGGCCAACCGCTGGGACGCCATCGCCGCCGGACTGTTCATGAAGCAGTCCCGCTGCCGCGAGGTCATCTACGCGTCCCCGGTCATCGTCTCCACGGAGTCGTTCGGCGTCCGCCCGGGCAATCCCAAGGACGTGACGACGATCGCCGACGTGAAGGACCGCGATGACCTGCGGGTGGGCGTGGTCCCCGGCGGGTTCGAACAGGGGATCCTGGAGACCGCCGGTGTCGACCCGGCCCGGATCGTCAACGTCACCGACGCCCGCGGCGGTGCGGACGCGCTGGCCGCCGACCGGATCGACGCCTTCCTGCTCCCCACCCTGTCGCTGCGGGAACTGGACGGAGTGGAGGTCACCGACCCCATCGAGGACGCGCCCAGCACGGGCTCGTCGGCGGCCTTCCGGCCCGACGACCAGGACTTCCTCGACGCCTACAACGTCGAGCTCGAGGCATTCAAGGCCGAGCCGGAGTTCGCCGAGATCCTCGAGAAGTGGGGCTTCGATCCGACCGTCGTGGACGGGGTGACCACCGAGGAACTCTGCGCGGTCGACGGCTGA
- the ehuC gene encoding ectoine/hydroxyectoine ABC transporter permease subunit EhuC → MDAIADYLPLIRQGFVTTVQVTILGAVLALVVAFALGLARLSTHRWLRWPAACIVEFLRGTSLVVQLFWLFFALPFFGLQLTALFAGVLALGLNEGAYASEVVRGSIASRPRGQTEAAIALNMTPAMRMRRILLPQSIPAMLPPMGNVMVDLLKNSSLVSLVTVADLTFNAGLIRSSTGETALIYGIILVLYFLLSLVISAIVALLERRFSPTRERRPLLTALTGRMQGVS, encoded by the coding sequence ATGGATGCCATAGCGGACTACCTCCCGCTGATCCGCCAGGGCTTCGTCACCACGGTCCAGGTGACGATCCTGGGCGCGGTGCTCGCGCTGGTCGTGGCCTTCGCCCTGGGATTGGCCCGGCTGTCCACCCATCGCTGGCTGCGCTGGCCGGCGGCGTGCATCGTGGAGTTCCTGCGCGGCACGTCGCTGGTCGTCCAGTTGTTCTGGCTGTTCTTCGCCCTACCGTTCTTCGGGCTCCAACTCACCGCCCTGTTCGCGGGGGTGCTGGCGTTGGGGCTGAACGAGGGGGCCTACGCCTCGGAGGTCGTCCGCGGATCGATCGCGTCCCGGCCCAGGGGACAGACCGAGGCCGCCATCGCGCTCAACATGACACCGGCGATGCGGATGCGCCGGATCCTCCTGCCGCAGTCGATCCCGGCGATGCTGCCGCCGATGGGCAACGTCATGGTCGACCTGCTCAAGAACAGTTCCCTGGTCTCGCTCGTCACCGTGGCGGACCTGACGTTCAACGCCGGGCTCATCCGGTCCTCCACCGGCGAGACCGCCCTCATCTACGGGATCATCCTCGTCCTGTACTTCCTGCTCTCGCTGGTGATCTCCGCGATCGTCGCGCTGCTCGAGCGGCGGTTCTCGCCGACCCGTGAACGACGGCCGCTGCTCACCGCCCTCACCGGCCGGATGCAGGGGGTGAGCTGA
- the ehuD gene encoding ectoine/hydroxyectoine ABC transporter permease subunit EhuD translates to MIWDNAFAISILPDLLRGLVTTVQITVAGMAIAAVLGLAVAVFRYLRIPVLSQILGFLVYFVRGTPLLVQAFFVFYVLPEYGIAMSALVTGIIVIGVNYSAYTAEVYRSGIEGIPVGQWEASTALNLPRGRTWIRIVLPQAVRRVVPLLGNYLIQMFKDSAILSAITVYELMSVAKAIGQSEFRYIEPFTIAALLFLIVSVPCTLVLRRLETRYGTVH, encoded by the coding sequence ATGATCTGGGACAACGCCTTCGCGATCAGCATCCTCCCGGATCTGCTGCGCGGCCTCGTCACGACCGTGCAGATCACGGTCGCCGGCATGGCGATCGCCGCCGTCCTGGGCCTGGCCGTGGCCGTGTTCCGGTACCTGCGGATCCCGGTGCTCTCACAGATCCTCGGGTTCCTCGTCTACTTCGTCCGGGGCACGCCGCTGCTGGTGCAGGCGTTCTTCGTGTTCTACGTGCTCCCCGAGTACGGCATCGCCATGAGTGCCCTGGTCACCGGCATCATCGTGATCGGCGTGAACTACAGCGCCTACACGGCCGAGGTGTACCGGTCCGGCATCGAGGGCATCCCGGTGGGCCAGTGGGAGGCCTCGACCGCGCTCAACCTGCCCCGTGGCCGCACGTGGATCCGGATCGTGCTGCCCCAGGCCGTGCGCCGGGTCGTGCCGTTGCTCGGCAACTACCTCATCCAGATGTTCAAGGACTCGGCGATCCTGTCCGCGATCACCGTCTACGAGTTGATGTCTGTGGCCAAGGCGATCGGCCAGTCCGAGTTCCGCTACATCGAGCCCTTCACCATCGCGGCACTGCTGTTCCTCATCGTCAGCGTCCCGTGCACCCTCGTTCTGCGTCGATTGGAGACCCGCTATGGCACCGTCCACTGA
- a CDS encoding amino acid ABC transporter ATP-binding protein: protein MVRFERVSKNWGDNHVLRELDFSVNKGDKISIIGPSGSGKTTILRVLMTLEHPTSGRVLVEGDELWNTDDARKRPRETRRMRQIRSRIGMVFQQFNLFPHMTALENVMEAPVHVLGKDKGTARREAEELLGLVGLAEHSFKKPPQLSGGQQQRVAIARAMATKPDIMLFDEPTSALDPELVGEVLKVIRDLANDSSMTMLMVTHEMNFAREISDLVVMFDQGVAVEVAPPDRLFDAPENERTKRFLGAVLGY, encoded by the coding sequence ATGGTCCGTTTCGAGAGGGTGAGCAAGAACTGGGGCGACAACCACGTCCTGCGAGAGCTCGACTTCTCCGTGAACAAGGGGGACAAGATCTCGATCATCGGCCCGTCGGGTTCAGGCAAGACCACCATCCTGCGCGTGCTGATGACCCTCGAGCACCCGACCTCCGGCCGCGTGCTGGTCGAGGGGGACGAGTTGTGGAACACGGACGACGCCCGCAAGCGTCCTCGTGAGACCAGGCGGATGCGGCAGATCCGCAGTCGGATCGGCATGGTCTTCCAGCAGTTCAACCTGTTCCCGCACATGACCGCGCTGGAGAACGTCATGGAGGCCCCCGTGCACGTCCTGGGGAAGGACAAGGGGACCGCCAGGCGGGAGGCGGAGGAACTGCTCGGGCTGGTGGGCCTGGCCGAGCACTCGTTCAAGAAGCCACCCCAGCTCTCCGGCGGCCAGCAGCAGCGCGTCGCGATCGCCCGGGCGATGGCGACCAAGCCGGACATCATGCTGTTCGACGAGCCCACCTCGGCCCTCGACCCGGAACTGGTCGGGGAGGTGCTCAAGGTCATCAGGGATCTGGCGAACGACTCCTCCATGACCATGCTCATGGTGACCCACGAGATGAACTTCGCCCGCGAGATCTCCGATCTGGTCGTGATGTTCGACCAGGGGGTCGCGGTGGAGGTGGCGCCGCCCGACCGGCTCTTCGACGCCCCGGAGAACGAGCGGACGAAGCGTTTCCTCGGCGCGGTGCTCGGCTACTGA
- a CDS encoding response regulator transcription factor, translating into MQVRVSVVNDYSLVVAGVEALLGPYADRVLVVPSPDAVNAATPVDVALFDTFGSGPGWKERCAELTRDPQIGAVAVYSFITDPRAVDEALAAGARGFLSKSLVGDAFVTGIERIAAGECVTVIGGDGDSGPASPWPAGDAGLSPREAEMLALISHGRSNEEIALACYLSINTVKSYIRDAYRKIGVTTRAQAVAWALTNGLEPIR; encoded by the coding sequence ATGCAGGTCCGTGTCTCGGTCGTCAACGACTACTCGCTGGTCGTCGCCGGCGTGGAGGCCCTTCTGGGCCCCTACGCCGACCGGGTGCTCGTCGTGCCGAGTCCCGATGCCGTCAACGCGGCCACGCCGGTCGACGTCGCCCTGTTCGACACCTTCGGTTCCGGACCCGGGTGGAAGGAGCGGTGCGCCGAGTTGACCCGTGACCCCCAGATCGGCGCGGTGGCGGTCTACTCGTTCATCACCGATCCACGGGCCGTCGACGAGGCGTTGGCGGCCGGGGCCCGGGGATTCCTCTCCAAGTCTCTGGTCGGGGACGCGTTCGTCACCGGGATCGAGCGGATCGCGGCCGGTGAGTGCGTCACCGTGATCGGTGGCGACGGGGACTCCGGGCCCGCTTCCCCGTGGCCTGCCGGCGACGCCGGCCTGTCCCCGCGGGAGGCGGAGATGCTCGCGCTGATCTCGCACGGCCGGTCCAACGAGGAGATCGCCCTGGCCTGCTACCTGTCGATCAACACCGTGAAGTCCTACATCCGCGACGCGTATCGCAAGATCGGCGTGACGACACGGGCGCAGGCCGTGGCGTGGGCCCTGACGAACGGCCTGGAGCCCATCCGCTGA
- a CDS encoding WhiB family transcriptional regulator, with translation MRHSVMTKTDEHWAWADSGMCREIPDLFYNSEDEAKSTRRRKEAAAKELCGKCPVIDACLRHAMAQRELYGVWGGLTEAERHRRAGRVRTG, from the coding sequence ATGCGACACAGCGTGATGACCAAGACCGACGAGCACTGGGCATGGGCCGACTCCGGGATGTGCCGAGAGATTCCTGACCTGTTCTACAACTCGGAGGACGAGGCCAAGTCGACGCGGCGCCGCAAGGAGGCCGCCGCCAAGGAACTCTGCGGGAAGTGCCCCGTGATCGACGCCTGCCTCCGGCACGCCATGGCCCAGCGCGAGCTGTACGGCGTGTGGGGTGGCCTGACCGAGGCCGAGCGGCACCGCCGCGCCGGCCGCGTCCGCACCGGCTAG
- a CDS encoding NAD-dependent succinate-semialdehyde dehydrogenase codes for MTRSAADIIDSLGTGVHVDGAWRDAASGATFDVVNPATGEVIATLADGGAMEATAAIEAAGRTQSSWAAVPARERAEILRRAYELIVERADEVALLMTTEMGKPLAEARGEVTYGAEFFRWFSEEACRIRGDARRSPDGKTRLMVTHEPVGPCILITPWNFPLAMATRKIGPAIAAGCTMVFKPANLTPLTSLYVVDLLREAGLPDGVLNVVCTTDAGGVVEPWIDSGIARKLSFTGSTEVGRTLLEQCARGVLRTSMELGGNAPFIVCSDADMDTAVAAAMAAKMRNMGEACTSANRILVHRSVLDEFGRRLTERMSALTVGDGAVEGTDVGPLVEEKAVDKVVGLVDDAVERGAEVLVGGSRVDGPGYFYPPTVLTGVTPDAELMSTEIFGPVAALIPFDSDDEAVEMANDTEFGLVSYVMTENLDRAMTMSERLQAGMVGINTGIVSNPAAPFGGIKQSGLGREGGLSGIEEFVETKLVAIPVR; via the coding sequence ATGACCCGCTCCGCAGCCGACATCATCGACTCCCTCGGCACCGGCGTCCACGTCGACGGGGCCTGGCGCGACGCCGCCTCCGGCGCCACCTTCGACGTGGTCAACCCCGCCACCGGTGAGGTGATCGCGACCCTCGCCGACGGCGGGGCCATGGAGGCCACCGCGGCGATCGAGGCCGCGGGCCGCACGCAGTCGTCGTGGGCGGCCGTCCCCGCCCGCGAGCGGGCCGAGATCCTGCGCAGGGCCTACGAGCTGATCGTCGAGCGCGCCGACGAGGTGGCGCTGCTCATGACCACGGAGATGGGCAAGCCGCTGGCCGAGGCGCGCGGCGAGGTGACCTACGGTGCCGAGTTCTTCCGCTGGTTCTCCGAGGAGGCCTGCCGCATCCGCGGTGACGCCCGCCGCTCACCCGACGGCAAGACCCGCCTCATGGTCACCCACGAGCCGGTCGGGCCCTGCATCCTCATCACCCCGTGGAACTTCCCACTGGCCATGGCCACCCGCAAGATTGGACCCGCCATCGCCGCCGGCTGCACGATGGTGTTCAAGCCCGCCAATCTCACGCCGCTGACCTCGCTGTACGTGGTGGACCTCCTGCGCGAGGCCGGCCTGCCGGACGGCGTGCTCAACGTGGTCTGCACGACCGACGCTGGCGGGGTGGTGGAACCGTGGATCGACTCCGGGATCGCCCGCAAACTCTCCTTCACCGGATCCACCGAGGTCGGCCGCACACTCCTCGAGCAGTGCGCGCGTGGTGTGCTGCGCACCTCCATGGAGCTCGGGGGGAACGCACCGTTCATCGTGTGCTCCGACGCGGACATGGACACCGCGGTCGCCGCTGCCATGGCCGCAAAGATGCGCAACATGGGCGAGGCCTGCACGTCGGCCAACCGGATCCTCGTGCACCGCTCGGTGCTGGACGAGTTCGGTCGGCGCTTGACGGAGAGGATGTCCGCCCTCACCGTGGGCGACGGCGCCGTCGAGGGCACCGACGTGGGGCCGCTGGTCGAGGAGAAGGCCGTCGACAAGGTCGTCGGCCTGGTCGACGACGCCGTGGAGCGCGGCGCCGAGGTGCTGGTCGGGGGCTCTCGGGTCGACGGACCAGGCTACTTCTACCCGCCCACCGTGCTCACCGGCGTCACCCCGGACGCCGAGTTGATGTCGACCGAGATCTTCGGCCCCGTGGCCGCCCTGATCCCCTTCGACTCCGACGACGAGGCGGTGGAGATGGCCAACGACACCGAGTTCGGGCTGGTCTCCTACGTGATGACCGAGAACCTCGACCGCGCGATGACCATGTCCGAACGGCTGCAGGCCGGGATGGTGGGGATCAACACCGGGATCGTGTCCAACCCCGCCGCCCCGTTCGGTGGCATCAAACAGTCCGGGCTGGGACGCGAGGGCGGGCTCAGCGGGATCGAGGAGTTCGTCGAGACCAAGCTGGTCGCGATCCCCGTGCGCTGA